In Herpetosiphon gulosus, one genomic interval encodes:
- a CDS encoding glycosyl hydrolase family 18 protein: MNLIHRRFRFLAFILIPVLVMLMALSQQKVEAAAPAWNGNYQAYAIGNRVSYAGGEYECIQAHTSLPNWNPVDVPALWRAVSPSNPTATSVPATATPRPATATPLPPTATPRPGTATPTPNNPTATPRPATATPVLPTATTPPGGGSKRIIGYFAEWGVYGRNYHVRNIKTSGSAAKLTHINYAFGNVVNSRCQLGDTYADYDRAYSAAESVDGVADTWDTGVLRGSFGQLRKLKAEFPHLKVLISLGGWTWSAGFSDAALPANRAAFVKSCVDLFIKDPRWAGVFDGIDIDWEYPAACGNTCNYRPEDTQNFTALLSEFRSQLNAVRPGLLLTIAAPADPAKIAKIQVGQIHQYLDFINIMTYDLHGAWEANTNFQSNLYSIAGDPGPVYSVDIAVNAWLNGGTPADKVVVGVPFYGRGWKDVPSTNNGLFQPGSAAPATYEAGIEDYKVLKTKGLTRYSNSAAGAAWLYGNGQFWTYDDPAIMKVKTDYVKARSLGGTMFWELSGDTTDGELINALYQGR; encoded by the coding sequence ATGAATTTGATCCATCGTCGGTTTCGGTTTCTAGCCTTTATCTTAATTCCCGTTCTTGTTATGTTGATGGCATTGAGCCAACAAAAGGTTGAGGCAGCCGCGCCTGCTTGGAATGGCAACTATCAAGCGTATGCCATTGGCAATCGGGTGAGTTATGCTGGTGGCGAATATGAATGTATTCAAGCCCACACCTCACTGCCCAATTGGAATCCAGTTGATGTTCCAGCCTTGTGGCGAGCGGTTTCACCAAGCAATCCAACCGCAACTTCCGTTCCAGCAACTGCCACGCCACGCCCAGCAACCGCAACTCCCTTGCCACCAACGGCAACGCCACGACCTGGCACGGCCACGCCAACCCCAAATAATCCAACTGCCACGCCACGCCCAGCAACCGCAACCCCAGTCTTGCCAACCGCAACCACCCCTCCAGGTGGTGGCAGCAAGCGCATCATCGGCTACTTCGCTGAATGGGGTGTCTACGGTCGTAACTATCACGTTCGCAACATCAAAACCAGTGGCTCAGCCGCTAAATTGACCCACATCAACTATGCCTTTGGTAATGTTGTCAACAGCCGCTGCCAATTGGGCGACACCTACGCCGATTATGATCGGGCTTATAGCGCTGCTGAAAGCGTCGATGGCGTAGCCGATACTTGGGACACTGGCGTATTGCGTGGTAGCTTTGGCCAATTGCGCAAACTCAAAGCCGAATTCCCCCACTTGAAAGTGTTGATTTCATTGGGTGGTTGGACTTGGTCAGCAGGTTTCTCGGATGCTGCCTTGCCAGCGAACCGCGCTGCCTTCGTCAAATCATGTGTTGACCTGTTCATCAAAGACCCACGCTGGGCTGGCGTATTCGATGGCATCGATATCGACTGGGAATACCCCGCGGCTTGTGGTAACACCTGTAACTACCGTCCTGAAGATACCCAAAACTTCACCGCCTTGTTGAGTGAATTCCGCAGCCAATTGAATGCGGTTCGCCCAGGCTTATTGTTGACGATTGCTGCTCCCGCCGACCCAGCCAAGATCGCCAAGATTCAGGTTGGTCAAATTCACCAATATCTCGATTTCATCAACATCATGACCTATGACTTGCACGGCGCTTGGGAAGCTAACACCAACTTCCAATCAAACTTGTACTCAATCGCTGGCGATCCAGGCCCAGTCTACTCAGTTGATATTGCCGTCAACGCTTGGTTGAACGGTGGAACTCCAGCCGATAAAGTTGTCGTTGGTGTGCCATTCTATGGTCGCGGCTGGAAAGATGTACCAAGCACCAATAATGGCTTGTTCCAACCTGGCTCGGCTGCTCCAGCCACCTACGAAGCAGGGATCGAAGATTACAAAGTTTTGAAAACCAAAGGCTTGACCCGCTACTCAAATAGCGCTGCTGGCGCTGCTTGGCTCTACGGTAACGGCCAATTCTGGACCTACGATGACCCAGCCATTATGAAAGTCAAGACTGACTATGTAAAAGCTCGCAGTCTTGGTGGCACGATGTTCTGGGAATTGAGCGGCGACACCACGGATGGCGAATTGATCAACGCCCTTTACCAAGGTCGCTAG
- a CDS encoding Xaa-Pro peptidase family protein, producing MSGVRIRRLASAARPQGMDYVVLMPGANLQYFTGLTLHLSERLALALIAADGQSINIVLPALEQPRALAEYSGEVAVRWFPWSDDEGPMNALRNAAAGLIGRTVGVEYTTMRVLELRALEEVAGVHSIDASAAIASLRMQKGDDEIALMREAVRIVEAGLKAAIEAIHPGRTEREIARIWEEAMQLEGGEGPSFATIVASGPNSANPHHTTGERQIQTGDLVILDGGALYRGYCSDITRTVCVGEPNEQQRKLYETVLAANRAACAGAKPGMSGAQVDRLARQVVENAELGRYFIHRTGHGLGMEIHEPPYIASTNNVALPIGTVFTVEPGTYVAGIGGVRIEDDVLLTPTGAECLTNFPRELIIK from the coding sequence ATGAGTGGCGTGCGAATTCGACGTTTGGCTAGCGCTGCCCGCCCGCAAGGGATGGATTATGTGGTGTTGATGCCTGGGGCTAATTTACAATACTTTACGGGCTTGACCTTGCATTTAAGTGAGCGTTTGGCCTTGGCGTTGATCGCTGCTGATGGTCAGAGCATCAATATTGTCTTGCCAGCTTTGGAGCAACCGCGTGCTTTAGCCGAATATAGCGGCGAAGTGGCGGTACGTTGGTTTCCATGGAGCGATGACGAAGGCCCGATGAATGCCTTACGCAATGCAGCGGCTGGCCTAATTGGCCGCACGGTTGGCGTGGAATATACGACCATGCGAGTATTAGAATTACGTGCTTTAGAAGAAGTCGCAGGTGTGCATAGCATCGATGCCAGCGCCGCAATTGCGAGTTTGCGCATGCAAAAGGGCGATGATGAAATTGCCTTGATGCGCGAAGCTGTACGGATTGTCGAGGCTGGCCTCAAAGCCGCAATTGAGGCAATTCATCCAGGCCGAACCGAGCGCGAAATTGCCCGAATTTGGGAAGAAGCAATGCAACTTGAGGGCGGCGAAGGCCCATCATTTGCGACGATTGTCGCGAGTGGCCCAAATAGTGCTAATCCCCACCATACGACAGGCGAGCGCCAAATTCAAACTGGCGATCTGGTAATTTTGGATGGTGGGGCGTTGTATCGGGGCTATTGCTCGGATATTACCCGCACTGTGTGCGTTGGCGAGCCAAACGAGCAACAACGTAAACTGTATGAAACCGTTTTGGCGGCCAATCGCGCTGCCTGTGCTGGGGCCAAACCAGGCATGAGCGGCGCACAGGTTGATCGCTTGGCACGGCAAGTAGTTGAGAATGCTGAGTTAGGGCGTTATTTCATCCATCGCACTGGCCATGGCTTGGGCATGGAAATTCACGAACCGCCCTATATTGCCAGCACCAATAACGTTGCCTTGCCAATTGGCACGGTCTTCACGGTTGAGCCAGGCACCTATGTTGCTGGAATTGGTGGCGTGCGGATTGAAGATGATGTGCTGCTGACACCCACTGGCGCTGAATGTTTGACCAACTTTCCACGGGAGTTGATTATCAAATGA